A section of the Primulina eburnea isolate SZY01 chromosome 1, ASM2296580v1, whole genome shotgun sequence genome encodes:
- the LOC140830258 gene encoding uncharacterized protein isoform X3 gives MEVEKRGIKGGFSQLLDWNSKSRKKLFSSKPEVPDAKSSNPIKENFCESVIARPQPGPKHGFAPNTRVHIDDHNALSVTGDLEAGTKAPGVVARLMGLDSLPSTNFNDPCCTPFMESRTVRDSNYLRAVPTSQSEHDIVVFENVRNKLDGLTQNPLDLRMQKVHSRPVERFQSEVMPPKHAKPISITHHRLLSPIKSPGFIPRKNAVYIIEAATKIIERSPRPGIKEKPPSLVSSSPPIRIRDLKEKMEAAQRSYISSDSSQKNKEQDFVKNKKKQLSVEDLSQSKDSFLHEGSEESKRVNSRRVRSKEKSVLLAVQAKANIQIKDKLTPVSNISPEMQKEIRDAKPGLLGGNMPSRQQKVEKKSSSRRPSEVLKPNHRKQNFVFVKDAEKFEPSFPGLKNRKESNLSVDYVDGRKVIKTVNKIVVNGVVTSRTANSVAADPVKPISSSKTKSSKTRRLIQRNTQFDGSVPLKSSSFKDEKSGKCNIASESNSKWDAMDKKSLDVVSFTFTSPIKKSGFNGISGDALSVLLEQKLKELTSRVELSQQDSSAFSSSVNISPSLNLVNSLPIDEDVCQGQLETKNLNGCSSVNKPFLRGEKENKGLVDMDKEGSDSKIESQRHVSLQMSGSFASLPSFSGSSCYPFDFGRNVIMEVSGRMQCLSPESYEGNWSLTGKSHLSECDVEISDTASSLSVGTLCETVTSSLYATDLKDTPFWELNYIKAIFDSAESMLEDFALGQAHTIIPPNVFSQLEDQLTDSNKLTEDHFVLERKLLFDLVNEYLETDCKIVIAGSCKTWAKQTALPYRKQWFAEEMYKEISRWQLADEVMVDELVDKDMSSKNGKWVDFGIEACEEGKEMEERILSSLVDDLIADFLS, from the exons ATGGAGGTTGAAAAGCGAGGAATAAAAGGTGGATTTTCTCAGTTGCTCGACTGGAACAGTAAATCTCGAAAGAAACTATTCTCTAGCAAACCTGAAGTACCTG ATGCCAAGAGTTCGAATCCAATTAAGGAAAATTTTTGTGAGTCCGTGATTGCACGACCTCAGCCG GGTCCGAAACATGGATTTGCTCCAAATACTAGAGTTCACATTGATGATCATAATGCTTTGTCAGTGACTGGTGATTTAGAAGCTGGAACAAAAGCACCTGGGGTAGTGGCACGTCTGATGGGACTGGATTCATTGCCCTCTACAAATTTTAATGATCCTTGTTGTACTCCTTTTATGGAGTCTCGCACTGTAAGAGATTCGAATTACTTGAGGGCTGTTCCTACATCTCAAAGCGAGCATGATATTGTAGTATTTGAGAATGTGCGAAACAAATTGGATGGACTAACTCAGAATCCTTTAGACCTGCGGATGCAGAAGGTTCACAGCCGACCAGTcgaaaggtttcaaagtgaaGTTATGCCACCCAAACATGCTAAACCTATATCCATTACTCATCACAGACTCTTATCTCCCATTAAAAGCCCTGGATTCATCCCACGTAAAAATGCAGTTTATATAATTGAGGCAGCTACCAAAATCATCGAACGAAGTCCACGGCCTGGCATTAAAGAAAAGCCGCCATCACTTGTGTCTTCATCTCCTCCAATTAGAATTCGGGACTTGAAGGAAAAGATGGAGGCTGCCCAGCGATCGTATATATCATCTGATTCATCGCAGAAAAACAAAGAGCAAGATTTTGTTAAGAATAAGAAGAAACAACTTAGTGTTGAAGATCTGAGCCAGTCAAAGGACAGCTTCCTGCACGAAGGTTCTGAAGAATCTAAAAGAGTTAACTCCCGAAGAGTAAGGAGCAAGGAAAAATCGGTTTTGCTTGCAGTCCAGGCAAAGGCCAACATTCAGATAAAGGATAAGTTAACTCCAGTTAGTAACATAAGTCCTGAGATGCAGAAAGAAATTCGTGATGCCAAACCTGGACTTCTCGGTGGGAATATGCCAAGTAGGCAACAGAAAGTGGAGAAGAAAAGTTCATCCAGAAGGCCTTCTGAGGTGCTCAAACCTAACCATCGGAAGCAGAATTTTGTGTTTGTCAAAGACGCAGAAAAATTTGAACCTTCATTTCCAGGCTTGAAAAACAGAAAAGAGTCTAATTTGTCAGTTGATTATGTAGATGGGAGGAAGGTCATTAAGACTGTAAATAAGATTGTTGTTAATGGCGTTGTAACATCGAGGACAGCAAATTCAGTGGCTGCTGATCCCGTAAAACCAATTTCATCttcaaaaacaaaatcttcAAAGACAAGAAGATTAATCCAGCGGAATACTCAATTTGATGGTAGTGTTCCTCTGAAATCATCGTCTTTCAAAGATGAAAAGTCTGGAAAGTGTAATATAGCATCTGAAAGTAATTCTAAATGGGATGCAATGGACAAGAAAAGTTTGGATGTTGTGTCATTCACATTTACATCTCCGATCAAAAAGTCAG GGTTTAATGGCATTAGTGGAGATGCTTTAAGTGTGCTTTTGGAACAAAAGCTCAAAGAATTAACATCTAGGGTTGAGTTGTCGCAGCAAGACTCGTCTGCGTTTTCTAGTTCTGTAAACATTAGTCCCTCTCTCAATTTGGTGAATTCATTGCCAATTGATGAAGATGTATGCCAAGGCCAACTGGAAACCAAGAACCTCAATGGTTGCTCTTCTGTCAACAAACCTTTCCTCAGAGGGGAGAAAGAAAACAAG GGACTAGTAGACATGGACAAGGAAGGTAGCGACAGCAAAATTGAAAGTCAGAGACATGTCAGTTTGCAAATGTCCGGTTCATTTGCCAGTCTGCCTTCTTTCTCAGGATCTAGCTGCTACCCGTTTGATTTTGGCAGAAATGTAATAATGGAAG TTTCAggtagaatgcaatgtttatCCCCGGAATCTTATGAGGGGAATTGGAGCTTGACAGGGAAATCCCACCTATCTGAATGTGATGTGGAAATATCAGATACCGCCTCATCACTCTCTGTCGGGACTCTATGTGAAACTGTTACTTCAAGCTTATATGCAACAGATTTGAAGGATACGCCATTCTGggagttaaattatattaaagctATATTTGACAGCGCAGAATCGATGCTAGAAGATTTTGCATTGGGACAAGCTCACACGATCATACCTCCCAACGTCTTTAGCCAGTTAGAGGATCAACTCACTGACTCAAACAAACTTACGGAAGATCATTTTGTTCTTGAACGTAAGCTACTGTTTGACCTTGTGAACGAATATCTGGAAACCGATTGCAAGATAGTTATTGCTGGAAGTTGCAAAACCTGGGCTAAACAAACAGCACTTCCCTATAGGAAGCAATGGTTTGCTGAAGAAATGTACAAGGAAATATCAAGGTGGCAATTGGCAGATGAAGTCATGGTGGATGAGCTGGTAGACAAGGACATGAGTTCAAAAAATGGGAAATGGGTCGATTTCGGAATCGAAGCGTGTGAAGAAGgtaaagaaatggaggaaagaatATTGAGTTCTTTGGTAGATGACTTGATTGCTGATTTCTTATCCTGA
- the LOC140830258 gene encoding uncharacterized protein isoform X1, with product MEVEKRGIKGGFSQLLDWNSKSRKKLFSSKPEVPDAKSSNPIKENFCESVIARPQPGPKHGFAPNTRVHIDDHNALSVTGDLEAGTKAPGVVARLMGLDSLPSTNFNDPCCTPFMESRTVRDSNYLRAVPTSQSEHDIVVFENVRNKLDGLTQNPLDLRMQKVHSRPVERFQSEVMPPKHAKPISITHHRLLSPIKSPGFIPRKNAVYIIEAATKIIERSPRPGIKEKPPSLVSSSPPIRIRDLKEKMEAAQRSYISSDSSQKNKEQDFVKNKKKQLSVEDLSQSKDSFLHEGSEESKRVNSRRVRSKEKSVLLAVQAKANIQIKDKLTPVSNISPEMQKEIRDAKPGLLGGNMPSRQQKVEKKSSSRRPSEVLKPNHRKQNFVFVKDAEKFEPSFPGLKNRKESNLSVDYVDGRKVIKTVNKIVVNGVVTSRTANSVAADPVKPISSSKTKSSKTRRLIQRNTQFDGSVPLKSSSFKDEKSGKCNIASESNSKWDAMDKKSLDVVSFTFTSPIKKSGAGSNLCDPTSEVTCSVSPGFLSCKSDLRNSDASNSGFNGISGDALSVLLEQKLKELTSRVELSQQDSSAFSSSVNISPSLNLVNSLPIDEDVCQGQLETKNLNGCSSVNKPFLRGEKENKGLVDMDKEGSDSKIESQRHVSLQMSGSFASLPSFSGSSCYPFDFGRNVIMEVSGRMQCLSPESYEGNWSLTGKSHLSECDVEISDTASSLSVGTLCETVTSSLYATDLKDTPFWELNYIKAIFDSAESMLEDFALGQAHTIIPPNVFSQLEDQLTDSNKLTEDHFVLERKLLFDLVNEYLETDCKIVIAGSCKTWAKQTALPYRKQWFAEEMYKEISRWQLADEVMVDELVDKDMSSKNGKWVDFGIEACEEGKEMEERILSSLVDDLIADFLS from the exons ATGGAGGTTGAAAAGCGAGGAATAAAAGGTGGATTTTCTCAGTTGCTCGACTGGAACAGTAAATCTCGAAAGAAACTATTCTCTAGCAAACCTGAAGTACCTG ATGCCAAGAGTTCGAATCCAATTAAGGAAAATTTTTGTGAGTCCGTGATTGCACGACCTCAGCCG GGTCCGAAACATGGATTTGCTCCAAATACTAGAGTTCACATTGATGATCATAATGCTTTGTCAGTGACTGGTGATTTAGAAGCTGGAACAAAAGCACCTGGGGTAGTGGCACGTCTGATGGGACTGGATTCATTGCCCTCTACAAATTTTAATGATCCTTGTTGTACTCCTTTTATGGAGTCTCGCACTGTAAGAGATTCGAATTACTTGAGGGCTGTTCCTACATCTCAAAGCGAGCATGATATTGTAGTATTTGAGAATGTGCGAAACAAATTGGATGGACTAACTCAGAATCCTTTAGACCTGCGGATGCAGAAGGTTCACAGCCGACCAGTcgaaaggtttcaaagtgaaGTTATGCCACCCAAACATGCTAAACCTATATCCATTACTCATCACAGACTCTTATCTCCCATTAAAAGCCCTGGATTCATCCCACGTAAAAATGCAGTTTATATAATTGAGGCAGCTACCAAAATCATCGAACGAAGTCCACGGCCTGGCATTAAAGAAAAGCCGCCATCACTTGTGTCTTCATCTCCTCCAATTAGAATTCGGGACTTGAAGGAAAAGATGGAGGCTGCCCAGCGATCGTATATATCATCTGATTCATCGCAGAAAAACAAAGAGCAAGATTTTGTTAAGAATAAGAAGAAACAACTTAGTGTTGAAGATCTGAGCCAGTCAAAGGACAGCTTCCTGCACGAAGGTTCTGAAGAATCTAAAAGAGTTAACTCCCGAAGAGTAAGGAGCAAGGAAAAATCGGTTTTGCTTGCAGTCCAGGCAAAGGCCAACATTCAGATAAAGGATAAGTTAACTCCAGTTAGTAACATAAGTCCTGAGATGCAGAAAGAAATTCGTGATGCCAAACCTGGACTTCTCGGTGGGAATATGCCAAGTAGGCAACAGAAAGTGGAGAAGAAAAGTTCATCCAGAAGGCCTTCTGAGGTGCTCAAACCTAACCATCGGAAGCAGAATTTTGTGTTTGTCAAAGACGCAGAAAAATTTGAACCTTCATTTCCAGGCTTGAAAAACAGAAAAGAGTCTAATTTGTCAGTTGATTATGTAGATGGGAGGAAGGTCATTAAGACTGTAAATAAGATTGTTGTTAATGGCGTTGTAACATCGAGGACAGCAAATTCAGTGGCTGCTGATCCCGTAAAACCAATTTCATCttcaaaaacaaaatcttcAAAGACAAGAAGATTAATCCAGCGGAATACTCAATTTGATGGTAGTGTTCCTCTGAAATCATCGTCTTTCAAAGATGAAAAGTCTGGAAAGTGTAATATAGCATCTGAAAGTAATTCTAAATGGGATGCAATGGACAAGAAAAGTTTGGATGTTGTGTCATTCACATTTACATCTCCGATCAAAAAGTCAGGTGCTGGTTCCAATTTATGTGATCCGACCTCAGAAGTTACTTGCTCTGTGTCTCCTGGTTTTTTGTCATGCAAATCTGACTTGAGAAATTCTGATGCATCCAATTCAGGGTTTAATGGCATTAGTGGAGATGCTTTAAGTGTGCTTTTGGAACAAAAGCTCAAAGAATTAACATCTAGGGTTGAGTTGTCGCAGCAAGACTCGTCTGCGTTTTCTAGTTCTGTAAACATTAGTCCCTCTCTCAATTTGGTGAATTCATTGCCAATTGATGAAGATGTATGCCAAGGCCAACTGGAAACCAAGAACCTCAATGGTTGCTCTTCTGTCAACAAACCTTTCCTCAGAGGGGAGAAAGAAAACAAG GGACTAGTAGACATGGACAAGGAAGGTAGCGACAGCAAAATTGAAAGTCAGAGACATGTCAGTTTGCAAATGTCCGGTTCATTTGCCAGTCTGCCTTCTTTCTCAGGATCTAGCTGCTACCCGTTTGATTTTGGCAGAAATGTAATAATGGAAG TTTCAggtagaatgcaatgtttatCCCCGGAATCTTATGAGGGGAATTGGAGCTTGACAGGGAAATCCCACCTATCTGAATGTGATGTGGAAATATCAGATACCGCCTCATCACTCTCTGTCGGGACTCTATGTGAAACTGTTACTTCAAGCTTATATGCAACAGATTTGAAGGATACGCCATTCTGggagttaaattatattaaagctATATTTGACAGCGCAGAATCGATGCTAGAAGATTTTGCATTGGGACAAGCTCACACGATCATACCTCCCAACGTCTTTAGCCAGTTAGAGGATCAACTCACTGACTCAAACAAACTTACGGAAGATCATTTTGTTCTTGAACGTAAGCTACTGTTTGACCTTGTGAACGAATATCTGGAAACCGATTGCAAGATAGTTATTGCTGGAAGTTGCAAAACCTGGGCTAAACAAACAGCACTTCCCTATAGGAAGCAATGGTTTGCTGAAGAAATGTACAAGGAAATATCAAGGTGGCAATTGGCAGATGAAGTCATGGTGGATGAGCTGGTAGACAAGGACATGAGTTCAAAAAATGGGAAATGGGTCGATTTCGGAATCGAAGCGTGTGAAGAAGgtaaagaaatggaggaaagaatATTGAGTTCTTTGGTAGATGACTTGATTGCTGATTTCTTATCCTGA
- the LOC140830258 gene encoding uncharacterized protein isoform X2 — MEVEKRGIKGGFSQLLDWNSKSRKKLFSSKPEVPDAKSSNPIKENFCESVIARPQPGPKHGFAPNTRVHIDDHNALSVTGDLEAGTKAPGVVARLMGLDSLPSTNFNDPCCTPFMESRTVRDSNYLRAVPTSQSEHDIVVFENVRNKLDGLTQNPLDLRMQKVHSRPVERFQSEVMPPKHAKPISITHHRLLSPIKSPGFIPRKNAVYIIEAATKIIERSPRPGIKEKPPSLVSSSPPIRIRDLKEKMEAAQRSYISSDSSQKNKEQDFVKNKKKQLSVEDLSQSKDSFLHEGSEESKRVNSRRVRSKEKSVLLAVQAKANIQIKDKLTPVSNISPEMQKEIRDAKPGLLGGNMPSRQQKVEKKSSSRRPSEVLKPNHRKQNFVFVKDAEKFEPSFPGLKNRKESNLSVDYVDGRKVIKTVNKIVVNGVVTSRTANSVAADPVKPISSSKTKSSKTRRLIQRNTQFDGSVPLKSSSFKDEKSGKCNIASESNSKWDAMDKKSLDVVSFTFTSPIKKSGAGSNLCDPTSEVTCSVSPGFLSCKSDLRNSDASNSGFNGISGDALSVLLEQKLKELTSRVELSQQDSSAFSSSVNISPSLNLVNSLPIDEDVCQGQLETKNLNGCSSVNKPFLRGEKENKGLVDMDKEGSDSKIESQRHVSLQMSGSFASLPSFSGSSCYPFDFGRNVIMEGRMQCLSPESYEGNWSLTGKSHLSECDVEISDTASSLSVGTLCETVTSSLYATDLKDTPFWELNYIKAIFDSAESMLEDFALGQAHTIIPPNVFSQLEDQLTDSNKLTEDHFVLERKLLFDLVNEYLETDCKIVIAGSCKTWAKQTALPYRKQWFAEEMYKEISRWQLADEVMVDELVDKDMSSKNGKWVDFGIEACEEGKEMEERILSSLVDDLIADFLS; from the exons ATGGAGGTTGAAAAGCGAGGAATAAAAGGTGGATTTTCTCAGTTGCTCGACTGGAACAGTAAATCTCGAAAGAAACTATTCTCTAGCAAACCTGAAGTACCTG ATGCCAAGAGTTCGAATCCAATTAAGGAAAATTTTTGTGAGTCCGTGATTGCACGACCTCAGCCG GGTCCGAAACATGGATTTGCTCCAAATACTAGAGTTCACATTGATGATCATAATGCTTTGTCAGTGACTGGTGATTTAGAAGCTGGAACAAAAGCACCTGGGGTAGTGGCACGTCTGATGGGACTGGATTCATTGCCCTCTACAAATTTTAATGATCCTTGTTGTACTCCTTTTATGGAGTCTCGCACTGTAAGAGATTCGAATTACTTGAGGGCTGTTCCTACATCTCAAAGCGAGCATGATATTGTAGTATTTGAGAATGTGCGAAACAAATTGGATGGACTAACTCAGAATCCTTTAGACCTGCGGATGCAGAAGGTTCACAGCCGACCAGTcgaaaggtttcaaagtgaaGTTATGCCACCCAAACATGCTAAACCTATATCCATTACTCATCACAGACTCTTATCTCCCATTAAAAGCCCTGGATTCATCCCACGTAAAAATGCAGTTTATATAATTGAGGCAGCTACCAAAATCATCGAACGAAGTCCACGGCCTGGCATTAAAGAAAAGCCGCCATCACTTGTGTCTTCATCTCCTCCAATTAGAATTCGGGACTTGAAGGAAAAGATGGAGGCTGCCCAGCGATCGTATATATCATCTGATTCATCGCAGAAAAACAAAGAGCAAGATTTTGTTAAGAATAAGAAGAAACAACTTAGTGTTGAAGATCTGAGCCAGTCAAAGGACAGCTTCCTGCACGAAGGTTCTGAAGAATCTAAAAGAGTTAACTCCCGAAGAGTAAGGAGCAAGGAAAAATCGGTTTTGCTTGCAGTCCAGGCAAAGGCCAACATTCAGATAAAGGATAAGTTAACTCCAGTTAGTAACATAAGTCCTGAGATGCAGAAAGAAATTCGTGATGCCAAACCTGGACTTCTCGGTGGGAATATGCCAAGTAGGCAACAGAAAGTGGAGAAGAAAAGTTCATCCAGAAGGCCTTCTGAGGTGCTCAAACCTAACCATCGGAAGCAGAATTTTGTGTTTGTCAAAGACGCAGAAAAATTTGAACCTTCATTTCCAGGCTTGAAAAACAGAAAAGAGTCTAATTTGTCAGTTGATTATGTAGATGGGAGGAAGGTCATTAAGACTGTAAATAAGATTGTTGTTAATGGCGTTGTAACATCGAGGACAGCAAATTCAGTGGCTGCTGATCCCGTAAAACCAATTTCATCttcaaaaacaaaatcttcAAAGACAAGAAGATTAATCCAGCGGAATACTCAATTTGATGGTAGTGTTCCTCTGAAATCATCGTCTTTCAAAGATGAAAAGTCTGGAAAGTGTAATATAGCATCTGAAAGTAATTCTAAATGGGATGCAATGGACAAGAAAAGTTTGGATGTTGTGTCATTCACATTTACATCTCCGATCAAAAAGTCAGGTGCTGGTTCCAATTTATGTGATCCGACCTCAGAAGTTACTTGCTCTGTGTCTCCTGGTTTTTTGTCATGCAAATCTGACTTGAGAAATTCTGATGCATCCAATTCAGGGTTTAATGGCATTAGTGGAGATGCTTTAAGTGTGCTTTTGGAACAAAAGCTCAAAGAATTAACATCTAGGGTTGAGTTGTCGCAGCAAGACTCGTCTGCGTTTTCTAGTTCTGTAAACATTAGTCCCTCTCTCAATTTGGTGAATTCATTGCCAATTGATGAAGATGTATGCCAAGGCCAACTGGAAACCAAGAACCTCAATGGTTGCTCTTCTGTCAACAAACCTTTCCTCAGAGGGGAGAAAGAAAACAAG GGACTAGTAGACATGGACAAGGAAGGTAGCGACAGCAAAATTGAAAGTCAGAGACATGTCAGTTTGCAAATGTCCGGTTCATTTGCCAGTCTGCCTTCTTTCTCAGGATCTAGCTGCTACCCGTTTGATTTTGGCAGAAATGTAATAATGGAAG gtagaatgcaatgtttatCCCCGGAATCTTATGAGGGGAATTGGAGCTTGACAGGGAAATCCCACCTATCTGAATGTGATGTGGAAATATCAGATACCGCCTCATCACTCTCTGTCGGGACTCTATGTGAAACTGTTACTTCAAGCTTATATGCAACAGATTTGAAGGATACGCCATTCTGggagttaaattatattaaagctATATTTGACAGCGCAGAATCGATGCTAGAAGATTTTGCATTGGGACAAGCTCACACGATCATACCTCCCAACGTCTTTAGCCAGTTAGAGGATCAACTCACTGACTCAAACAAACTTACGGAAGATCATTTTGTTCTTGAACGTAAGCTACTGTTTGACCTTGTGAACGAATATCTGGAAACCGATTGCAAGATAGTTATTGCTGGAAGTTGCAAAACCTGGGCTAAACAAACAGCACTTCCCTATAGGAAGCAATGGTTTGCTGAAGAAATGTACAAGGAAATATCAAGGTGGCAATTGGCAGATGAAGTCATGGTGGATGAGCTGGTAGACAAGGACATGAGTTCAAAAAATGGGAAATGGGTCGATTTCGGAATCGAAGCGTGTGAAGAAGgtaaagaaatggaggaaagaatATTGAGTTCTTTGGTAGATGACTTGATTGCTGATTTCTTATCCTGA